Proteins found in one Bacillus subtilis subsp. subtilis str. 168 genomic segment:
- the codV gene encoding site-specific tyrosine recombinase for chromosome partitioning (Evidence 1a: Function from experimental evidences in the studied strain; PubMedId: 10498718, 11208805, 16553881, 16597952, 21239579; Product type e: enzyme) yields MENVKNFVKLFVEYLQIEKNYSQYTIVNYVDSIEEFETFLRVQGINGFEEAAYQDTRIFLTEAYEKGLSRRTISKKISALRSFYKFLMREKLIEENPFQLVHLPKQEKRIPKFLYQKELEELFEVSDISQPAGMRDQALLELLYATGMRVSECCSITINDVDLFMDTVLVHGKGKKQRYIPFGSYAREALKVYMNSGRQCLLMKAKEPHDLLFVNQRGGPLTARGIRHILSGLVQKASSTLHIHPHMLRHTFATHLLNEGADLRSVQELLGHSNLSSTQIYTHVSKEMLRNTYMSHHPRAFKKN; encoded by the coding sequence ATGGAGAATGTTAAGAATTTCGTAAAGTTATTCGTTGAATATTTACAAATTGAAAAAAATTATTCACAATATACTATTGTGAATTATGTGGATTCAATTGAAGAATTCGAGACTTTCCTGCGCGTTCAAGGTATAAATGGATTTGAAGAAGCTGCATATCAAGATACTAGGATTTTTTTGACAGAAGCCTATGAAAAAGGTTTATCGAGAAGAACAATAAGCAAAAAGATATCTGCATTAAGAAGCTTTTATAAGTTTCTGATGCGGGAAAAGCTTATTGAAGAAAATCCGTTTCAGCTTGTTCATCTGCCAAAACAGGAGAAACGGATACCGAAGTTTCTATATCAAAAAGAGCTTGAGGAGCTGTTTGAAGTTTCAGATATAAGCCAGCCGGCCGGAATGAGGGATCAAGCGCTGTTAGAGCTGCTCTATGCCACTGGAATGAGGGTCAGTGAATGCTGTTCCATAACTATTAACGACGTTGATTTATTTATGGACACTGTGCTTGTTCACGGTAAAGGCAAGAAGCAGCGCTATATCCCCTTTGGGTCTTATGCCCGCGAAGCGTTGAAGGTATACATGAATAGCGGAAGACAGTGCTTGCTGATGAAGGCAAAAGAACCTCATGATCTATTATTCGTAAATCAAAGAGGCGGACCGCTTACAGCCCGTGGCATCAGACATATTTTAAGCGGGCTTGTTCAAAAAGCGTCAAGCACTTTACATATCCATCCGCATATGCTTCGACATACGTTCGCCACGCATCTGTTAAATGAAGGAGCGGATTTGAGAAGCGTTCAAGAACTGCTCGGGCATTCCAATCTGTCTTCTACACAGATATACACGCACGTTTCGAAGGAAATGTTGAGAAACACATATATGTCTCACCATCCAAGAGCATTTAAGAAAAATTAA
- the clpQ gene encoding two-component ATP-dependent protease (N-terminal serine protease) (Evidence 1a: Function from experimental evidences in the studied strain; PubMedId: 11179218, 12032294, 12805205, 15983416, 17979190, 18689473, 21546913; Product type e: enzyme), which produces MSSFHATTIFAVQHKGRSAMSGDGQVTFGQAVVMKHTARKVRKLFNGKVLAGFAGSVADAFTLFEKFEAKLEEYNGNLKRAAVELAKEWRSDKVLRKLEAMLIVMNQDTLLLVSGTGEVIEPDDGILAIGSGGNYALAAGRALKKHAGESMSASEIARAALETAGEICVYTNDQIILEELE; this is translated from the coding sequence ATGTCATCTTTTCATGCGACCACAATATTTGCCGTACAGCATAAAGGACGAAGCGCTATGTCCGGAGACGGCCAAGTAACATTTGGTCAGGCTGTTGTCATGAAACACACGGCACGGAAAGTGAGAAAACTGTTTAACGGCAAAGTTCTTGCTGGTTTTGCGGGATCTGTTGCAGACGCTTTCACTTTATTCGAAAAGTTTGAAGCTAAGCTTGAAGAATATAACGGCAACTTAAAACGGGCGGCTGTTGAGCTTGCAAAGGAATGGCGCAGTGATAAAGTGCTAAGAAAGCTCGAAGCCATGCTGATTGTTATGAATCAGGATACTTTGCTTCTCGTATCGGGAACAGGCGAGGTGATCGAACCAGATGACGGCATTCTCGCGATTGGATCAGGAGGCAATTACGCTTTGGCAGCGGGAAGAGCACTGAAAAAGCATGCCGGGGAAAGCATGTCTGCAAGTGAGATTGCCAGAGCCGCGTTAGAAACAGCAGGCGAAATTTGTGTTTACACGAACGATCAAATCATACTGGAAGAGCTTGAATAG
- the clpY gene encoding two-component ATP-dependent protease (ATPase and chaperone) (Evidence 1a: Function from experimental evidences in the studied strain; PubMedId: 11179218, 12032294, 12805205, 15983416, 17979190, 18689473, 21546913; Product type e: enzyme) — protein sequence MEKKPLTPRQIVDRLDQYIVGQQNAKKAVAVALRNRYRRSLLDEKLKDEVVPKNILMMGPTGVGKTEIARRIAKLSGAPFIKIEATKFTEVGYVGRDVESMVRDLVETSVRLIKEEKMNEVKEQAEENANKRIVRLLVPGKKKQSGVKNPFEMFFGGSQPNGEDEAESQEEANIEEKRKRMAHQLALGELEDYYVTVEVEEQQPSMFDMLQGSGMEQMGMNMQDALSGLMPKKKKRRKMTVREARKVLTNEEASKLIDMDEVGQEAVQRAEESGIIFIDEIDKIAKNGGASSSADVSREGVQRDILPIVEGSTVVTKYGSVKTDHVLFIAAGAFHMAKPSDLIPELQGRFPIRVELNKLTVDDFVRILVEPDNALLKQYQALLQTEGISLEFSDEAIHKIAEVAYHVNQDTDNIGARRLHTILERLLEDLSFEAPDVTMEKITITPQYVEEKLGTIAKNKDLSQFIL from the coding sequence ATGGAAAAAAAACCGTTAACTCCTAGACAGATTGTAGATCGGTTAGACCAATATATTGTCGGTCAGCAAAATGCGAAAAAAGCTGTCGCCGTGGCATTAAGAAACCGCTATAGAAGAAGTCTTCTGGATGAAAAGCTGAAGGACGAGGTCGTTCCGAAAAACATTTTAATGATGGGTCCTACCGGCGTCGGGAAAACTGAAATTGCCAGACGAATCGCTAAGCTTTCAGGTGCGCCATTTATCAAAATTGAAGCTACTAAATTTACCGAAGTCGGCTATGTAGGCAGAGATGTTGAATCAATGGTCAGAGATCTTGTGGAGACTTCTGTTCGGCTTATAAAAGAAGAGAAAATGAATGAAGTAAAGGAACAGGCAGAAGAAAATGCAAACAAACGCATTGTTCGTCTGTTAGTTCCTGGGAAGAAAAAACAATCTGGTGTTAAAAATCCGTTTGAAATGTTTTTTGGAGGCAGCCAGCCGAATGGTGAAGATGAGGCGGAGAGCCAGGAAGAAGCAAACATCGAAGAAAAAAGAAAACGAATGGCGCATCAGCTGGCTTTAGGAGAGCTCGAAGACTACTATGTAACAGTAGAAGTCGAAGAACAGCAGCCTTCTATGTTTGACATGCTGCAGGGCTCGGGTATGGAGCAGATGGGTATGAACATGCAGGATGCGCTGAGCGGATTAATGCCAAAGAAAAAGAAGCGGCGCAAAATGACAGTCAGAGAAGCCAGAAAAGTCCTGACGAATGAAGAAGCAAGCAAACTCATCGATATGGATGAAGTCGGCCAGGAAGCTGTTCAGAGAGCAGAAGAGAGCGGGATTATCTTTATCGATGAGATTGATAAAATCGCAAAGAACGGCGGTGCATCTTCTTCTGCCGATGTTTCAAGAGAAGGTGTTCAGCGGGATATCCTTCCGATTGTTGAAGGTTCTACCGTTGTCACAAAATATGGTTCTGTAAAAACAGACCATGTATTATTTATTGCAGCAGGAGCGTTTCATATGGCCAAACCGTCTGATTTGATTCCTGAGCTGCAGGGGCGTTTCCCGATTCGTGTAGAACTGAACAAACTCACGGTAGACGACTTCGTGAGAATTTTGGTTGAGCCGGATAATGCGCTGCTGAAACAATATCAGGCATTATTGCAGACAGAAGGTATATCTCTTGAATTTTCTGACGAAGCTATTCATAAGATTGCTGAAGTTGCTTATCATGTGAACCAGGACACAGATAATATCGGTGCGAGACGCCTTCATACAATACTTGAACGCCTATTAGAAGATTTGTCGTTTGAAGCTCCAGATGTAACGATGGAGAAAATAACGATTACACCACAGTATGTCGAAGAAAAGCTCGGAACGATAGCCAAAAACAAAGATTTAAGTCAATTTATATTGTGA